aattatttaaaaaattattatgattacaatcattatttaaaaatttataatcttTAAATTGATAATTTCCACTACTGTCCAATTCATCGGGAATCCATTCCCTTACATTCTTGAACCTTATACACTAAGAAAGCAgttaaaacaattaataaaaacgcgaattattaaaataaagtttaatgatatttatatgtaataaaatataaaaaaatgtaaagggaactattattattaaaaaatgcatataccacttccttattcattataatggggttttatttttgatttgtaaattgaatATAGGCATGTTCTTTTATATGTACTGCACCAAATATGTGACGCAAATGTTTTATCCCAATATATAACagctgtctgtagttaaatatattatatgtttttcaataattaaattaatatagaataataaaataatattattactaaaaaaaggttttatttgtgtttatgataattagctatgttaccttaaatagagagttgcttaatacaatttttattaaatatatatgtaatgaattttatacaaCAAATGaaattcttactaacatctggtacatctttattataaaaatggatatctttctataatgaatttaaagtatttttgaacatagaaaaggaatatatttatatcttatgttttGATGATTGTccttcaaaaaattaaatgctgtataaatctaaaaaaataaaaactatattattactgtaatccttaaagtatataaatagtaattttttaaaatatattaaatatttacatacttgtttataatacaataaaccacagttttactaaaattatagtattttcaaattaagttattttacttacatctatatgcaaattatataaatttatattgtttttaatgaatgtatataaattcataattcattttaatgagttctataactttatttttatttctacatattccaatttagaagtattctttatttagtaattttataatgttttccatatttttccaCCGTTAAAGCggcaattagcactgaacccgtatgtataagcttaaataagtctttgaatgtatactgtttttaaaataatacttaggaaatgttaaatatataacacataaataagtattgatgaaATTTAAGtgtaatagaaaactatgtgtaTTAGGTTAGTATATTGCCGTTTGAggggagagataagggacgtatgcttttttaagacaaggatGTAGCCATATAAGATTTACCTATTATACACAGTTTAAttgtttcttatattttctaccattaaagtttttaattcatgtataaattaaaaataacttagaattattacttttataaatatatagtttccttttatattttataataaactatatttagttCTATAAtgtaaaagtatataattattaatattattttgcttggTATTGGTAGTCCAATGTTATCACATTAAAGCatacttaaataaatgttataatatttcatttgatcTTGTATACATACAATTTAATCTGATAACAccttaataatatatataatgaatttatatccATATAGTGTATCAAATGGATTTAATGatttttcgtatttaatactttatctattgttattactattgttattactattgtTATTGTCACTGCTATGTAACTACATAGTACAACGGAACAATTAGTGCACTCAATAATAATCCTTTAAATCAATGTAGAATATTTCCGtattttgttgttttaaattaaCTATTTTGGAACATATTATTTcgcaataacaatatatttaaattatatatttgtgaatttgtatgtatataataacctaataaaaatattatttcaaATTAATTGTTACATACTTTTGCTGTAtactttgcattaatatataattgtatatgtttcCCAAATTTAgcatatttcaatattagtaattggtataatattttactatattagaacaatagcgatattctatatatcatattatttataattatcagaactataacataaattttattatatacttatattttttcaatttactatttataatatattcccaatttatatatacctcaaaatataaagtttaaaaattaatagtgattaatatgTTAGtataccttatgataaataaattaacgtATATAAtgcaacttctattaatacgaAAGAATAGTagctacaattaaaacttaaaaaatgttagaagcataataatatCTATAAACAACGTTATATTGTCGATATATATCAACCTATACTTTATCActacctattatatattagtgatatgtttaattaatcttaaaaacacacatattaatatgaaggtatattatattgtagaCAATTGTTACAAATGAATCATCTTATAATTCATACCCACCCTCACATATAATCCTATTATTACAGCATACATTCccgtaatataatttaaatcaaaataacttttactaaataaaatttttcatCGAACAAAAATGCATTGCATATTATAATCtccataattcaatatagcccctgattaacaagttttatataatagacaattgtcatatataaccaatatttatatatctaatatattattttaatcattttaaatctatatattatcacctatttcatattaatcacACTACCCCTGTTTTCCTTCAATATTTACACATCATCTCCAGATTAAACATACACAatcatacatatatttaattataaaaaattaattataaaaaaattaattataaaaaatgtgattACAATATCCCAGAACCATAAACAATCAACCATCAATCATAAACATAACCTTGACCCATAATACATGAACACCTCGACAttaagaatattataattaaaaaacaaattaattacattatatatttcttgacTTTACAACTTtatgtttcattattttatttcatattttatttcatattttacttcatattttatttgtatcttTTTTAACTTTATAATACTATGTTTTGTTattaaaaggaaaattataatttgtattcatTTACAAAAAACATAGCCATCAATATTAAtaccaataaataatttttataaaattaacaattttgCTAGAAAAGtgttatttagtaaaatttgtattaaaagTGATAAAAAATCACAAATGTGTAATTAccataatatacattttatcATTATGAAGTAAAAAATGTTGTTATTATAGTAGTATTAGTAATATAGAGAATTAACTGCATTTCTCATactaaattaattaatataatattactatgatcttttatttattaatataagtatatGTGTATTTCCATTCGTAATGAACTgttttgtaaattttaaattgagTTTGAtcaatcataaaaatataaaatatgtgtatTCATAATGctacatttaaaaatatcaattatataattaaagttatttatttttgatattcattatttatgaaagATTCTTTTATTGATGTCGTTTTGTGgttgaattatttatattaaaaatatattaaacttatGAATCTGATAAAAGAACACATTTACCGTTTAAAtaatagtttttatattttattggaGAAAATTATTTGCTTCAATTTTAATTACACATCCCCAATTTTCCGagttaatttttaattaaaaaaatactaatgtatattttaatattttgtatgtaaacttcaaaaatgaatatattttttgttcaaattgttttatttcttttaataatcTCCCTATGTGTGAATAAGAACACCCTTGCAACTGAGCTTATTccaaaaaaagataaaaaacacaaatcaaacaaatttacaaaacacaaaccaaaaaaaaataaaaaatgttatccTACGTAAGAAAATactacaatatatattatatatttcattatgaaaatattaaatgtgtACATCTTTgcaaaaatgttataaatacaataactttatttttgtacacattaaaaatatgttcatttttagctatgataatacaaaagaaatatatcaaaaaaacaaGCACCTGTTATATATCGATACCGAAGAAACTATAAAAGCGTGCAAATTTATGAATGACGCTTTAAAACAGTTAGAACATCATGCTACAAGTAAAGGTTATACAATTTGTGGCGGAATTCCTTCTGAGAATAaagttttttataaaaaaaaacatcgaGGTCATACAAAAATTCTAAAAGCTGAATATACAGTTGATGATCCGAATGAGGTATCAATTAACGAACAACATCAAAAGTTATAAACcaaattgaaattaaaaaattattataatttatatatttctctttgcttccattagtataatgaactattaaacaaaatatgGAATCCCGATAGTGAcctatatttaaataattccgctgttaaaagtatacaaaacataaataattagtcgaattaacatattattgttactatttattcTCTCCCACATCTTCAAAATCatgatattttaattatatctatgcaattttataatattttttttagaaaaaattgtCCGTGTGTACAGTCCAAATTTAGTAATGATACAACAACGTTGCAAAAAACACCCGTGGTCTCTtcgtaaatatttttatgctttaGCTGCAAAATTTAAAGTAAGGAAAGCTTTCCTCTTCTATTTCGTTGTAAATCGAAATTCTCATATTATTCAAATacacttttattaattttgtagataTCAGAAAACAAAGCTATAGTTGTCATGGCTTCAGCAAATATAATTGATCACAAccgtaaaaataaaaaatattttgaaaacaCAATAGTAGAAAGTGCAAATTTATTCCAAGCTGAAGTTGATTCTGAAGATGATATtagaaatggaaaaataaaaaaagcgTTTGTTAACTTAATTGGATACATTGTTGAAAAAAGAAAGGaccatatttatatcatctaTATCGAATCTATGACCAGTATACagattttaataataatttatttcaacaattgttaaaaaaatatggtttTAAATAagtgtaaatatttataatttgcaacaaatttaaacattttatatattcatccatttatgttttttttcttaggTTGATGAACATGGTtccatttaataaaaatgcatTGTCGAAAACCTTTAGATTATTTCTCACTtcataaataaacatatatttttcatcacCATAACACTAGAAGATTTATTTCCATGCATAATATCCGCTTTAAATTACCGtcataaaacatatttttccGTTTTGAaaaagtttatatatatttttttgtcttttaatattataatgcatctatatgtattaattttttgaataatacaaataaaactgttataacttatgaataTCTTTCATTTAATACTTATCACCCTTTTTTGTTTACAAACATGGACATCATCTATAGGCTAAAATTTGGGGGGATATCCCATATATTTAAACGATTCTTTATTTGTAAGTGATATttgattttaatattatttatagtaaTGAAATTAATGAAGTGATCAGATGATTCAATACAAATGTTAcattatatgtaataattttttatgttcttATTTAAACCATATAATaccaatatattttatacacatatatgtgaatattataataaaccaACTAAAACATTCTTtcctttaaaaataattcatatacattcatagaaaaaataaaatataacataaatttaGAATGAAAATAAGCAGTTtcgttaaataaaaatattcataacatgaccattttatgatatatataattcaatataaccctaaacctttaaaacaattccttaaactaataaatattataaaattattcaaattaaatacaatataatacttaaccctAACCCCAATATGAGTTCGagaacataaaaactatataaaaattatgcaaaaattacttccaaATAGGCAGTTtcttaaatatatcaatcattGTTACTATTTCTGAAATAGTCAATACTcttcgaataatatattaatgatccattttctttatttttttaccttttctcttaaatattgtttttgagcTCTTTTCCGTAATACAAATAACGAacactaatataaaatgttaagaagtgtacgatttttttgttaacgtttgcatatatttaatgaaaataatttttaaatttcttattatttaccttaaaaaaaattcccaAAAAGATTGATATTGTActgaatattaataaagctagaattaatttttttactatcGAGAAGCTTGGTGTATCATCACAAATCTCTTCAGAACTTTGCACACCGTGTTCTTCTGTTTTTGTCGATGTAAAGAATGGAATATTTCTACAATCAATGCTATTACTATCACAATaatcttttaaattattataatcatttgataatgtagacaatacTTGACAATAGACTTCATCTTTAGCATTATCAGAATCGTTATTaagttcattatatttttcaacaaatttGTTAGCATTTTGTATAGATTTATCAGATATTGTGTTGCTTCCAACAATTTCAAtatacatgttacataatgctttaaatgcatcataaattttagacatatttttaatattagtaCTCAACAAATTCTTTCTTCCATTTATGATTTCCTTATAATTGTTATATCCTGTATTACTATTTAATGAACCACTACAATCTTGACCATTTTGTTTACAATCAGTATAATGCGTATTATTGTTTATACAATTAGTGTAAAAATCATTTAGATTCGTGATTCCGTCATACGTCTTTTGATttagtttataacttaaccatatgatAATGTATTGAACattattgatattttttccatttttcacAAACAATTGCTCAAACAACCATAAACATCCAGCCTTAATTTGATCGAGATCTGTCTTACATTCTGTTTCCTTTGATTCTCCATTAGAGCAGTAATACTTAATattctcatttttattaaaattgaCTGATGTATGGTTTTCTAATTCATCGGGTAAATAGTTTCTCAATATATCAAACTgttcacactaagaaaacatttaaaaaagtataataaaaatatatgttgaTGAATTTTATAGGCAATATAATATCAACAAATACaagcaaattttattaaaaaatgcagatACCAGGGTTTTATCCAttgcaattttattttgtttataatatgtagattatgtaacat
This sequence is a window from Plasmodium yoelii strain 17X genome assembly, chromosome: 1. Protein-coding genes within it:
- a CDS encoding PIR protein, translating into MDKTLCEQFDILRNYLPDELENHTSVNFNKNENIKYYCSNGESKETECKTDLDQIKAGCLWLFEQLFVKNGKNINNVQYIIIWLSYKLNQKTYDGITNLNDFYTNCINNNTHYTDCKQNGQDCSGSLNSNTGYNNYKEIINGRKNLLSTNIKNMSKIYDAFKALCNMYIEIVGSNTISDKSIQNANKFVEKYNELNNDSDNAKDEVYCQVLSTLSNDYNNLKDYCDSNSIDCRNIPFFTSTKTEEHGVQSSEEICDDTPSFSIVKKLILALLIFSTISIFLGIFFKCSLFVLRKRAQKQYLREKVKK
- a CDS encoding fam-a protein, yielding MNIFFVQIVLFLLIISLCVNKNTLATELIPKKDKKHKSNKFTKHKPKKNKKCYPTYDNTKEIYQKNKHLLYIDTEETIKACKFMNDALKQLEHHATSKGYTICGGIPSENKVFYKKKHRGHTKILKAEYTVDDPNEYNELLNKIWNPDSDLYLNNSAVKKKIVRVYSPNLVMIQQRCKKHPWSLRKYFYALAAKFKISENKAIVVMASANIIDHNRKNKKYFENTIVESANLFQAEVDSEDDIRNGKIKKAFVNLIGYIVEKRKDHIYIIYIESMTSIQILIIIYFNNC